One region of Brachybacterium saurashtrense genomic DNA includes:
- a CDS encoding GDSL-type esterase/lipase family protein has translation MPTVPMTPAPTPESRIRIIALGDELLAGVGDARALGWLGRAVASEQGADSRIDVFAAALPGETSAELADRWDAEVHRRLSAEGQADGSVDHRIVLALGRGDVPAGISLARSRLNLAKVLDGLERLRLPAFVVGPAPSADSGTTAAVRELSAAFEDVCSRRRIPYVDTVGGLVGHDQWESDLARSAGDHPGQTGYGLIAWLVLHAGFGRWLGTSS, from the coding sequence GTGCCCACCGTGCCCATGACGCCCGCCCCGACCCCGGAGTCCCGGATCCGGATCATCGCGCTCGGTGACGAGCTCCTCGCCGGAGTCGGAGACGCCCGGGCGCTGGGCTGGCTCGGCCGCGCGGTCGCCAGCGAGCAGGGCGCCGACAGCCGGATCGACGTGTTCGCCGCCGCGCTGCCCGGGGAGACCTCCGCCGAGCTCGCCGACCGCTGGGACGCGGAGGTGCACCGTCGGCTCTCGGCGGAGGGCCAGGCCGACGGCTCCGTGGACCACCGCATCGTGCTCGCCCTGGGACGCGGCGACGTGCCGGCGGGGATCTCCCTGGCCCGGTCCCGCCTCAATCTCGCCAAGGTGCTCGACGGGCTCGAACGGCTCCGGCTACCCGCCTTCGTGGTGGGCCCGGCGCCGAGCGCCGACAGCGGCACCACGGCCGCCGTGCGCGAGCTCTCCGCCGCGTTCGAGGACGTCTGCTCCCGCCGCCGCATCCCCTACGTCGACACCGTCGGTGGGCTGGTGGGGCACGACCAGTGGGAGTCCGATCTCGCGCGCTCCGCGGGCGACCATCCCGGCCAGACCGGCTACGGTCTGATCGCCTGGCTGGTGCTGCACGCCGGTTTCGGCCGCTGGCTGGGCACCTCCTCCTGA
- a CDS encoding 50S ribosomal protein bL37 codes for MSKRGRKRKARRKNGANHGKRPNS; via the coding sequence ATGAGCAAGCGAGGACGCAAGCGCAAGGCTCGCCGCAAGAACGGCGCGAATCACGGCAAGCGCCCCAACAGCTGA
- the rsrA gene encoding mycothiol system anti-sigma-R factor: MTQDDPTGRSGGAGRDLRYGLDEALDGELPAEMVQRMRRHTDDCPECAEEWERVRALKELVRRSCADRAPSSLRERIAVHCRTVSVTRTETRTEADGTVRITRTSTVRRELG; the protein is encoded by the coding sequence ATGACCCAGGACGACCCCACCGGCCGCTCCGGAGGCGCCGGCCGCGATCTGCGCTACGGCCTCGACGAGGCCCTCGACGGCGAGCTGCCCGCCGAGATGGTGCAGCGGATGCGCCGCCACACCGACGACTGCCCCGAGTGCGCCGAGGAATGGGAGCGGGTGCGAGCGCTCAAGGAGCTGGTTCGCCGCAGCTGTGCGGACCGCGCTCCGTCCTCGCTGCGCGAACGGATCGCCGTGCACTGCCGCACCGTCTCGGTGACGCGCACCGAGACCCGCACCGAGGCGGACGGCACCGTGCGCATCACGCGCACCTCCACCGTGCGGCGCGAGCTGGGCTGA